From one Triticum aestivum cultivar Chinese Spring chromosome 4B, IWGSC CS RefSeq v2.1, whole genome shotgun sequence genomic stretch:
- the LOC123091852 gene encoding putative 14-3-3-like protein GF14-H isoform X2 — protein MEERGKVVCMAKLAEQAGRYDDMVDFMKKLARMDVDMSVEERHLFSVGFKNTIGARRASWRILSSLEQKVAAGEQAGRMISVYRTKVEDELRMVCNEILSIIAIHCLPLANAGENVVFFHKMKGDYYRYLAEFSTGVEKKSAADQSLMAYQHAMVVASTELSPAHPIRLGLALNFSVFFYDIMNCHQRACQVAKQAFDEATTEINSAGMDGNNDSTLMMQLLNDNLALWKSELTEGETSKDSDIDMEEG, from the exons atggaggagaggGGGAAGGTGGTGTGCATGGCGAAGCTGGCCGAGCAGGCGGGGAGATACGATG ATATGGTGGATTTTATGAAGAAGCTTGCTAGGATGGATGTGGATATGAGCGTTGAAGAGAGGCATTTATTTTCAGTTGGTTTTAAGAATACAATTGGTGCAAGGAGGGCATCATGGAGAATCCTTTCTTCACTTGAGCAAAAGGTGGCAGCGGGTGAGCAGGCTGGCCGGATGATAAGTGTCTACAGAACGAAAGTTGAGGATGAACTAAGGATGGTTTGCAATGAAATATTGTCAATCATCGCTATTCATTGCCTTCCCTTGGCTAATGCGGGTGAAAACGTTGTGTTCTTTCATAAAAT GAAAGGTGACTACTACCGTTACCTGGCTGAATTTAGCACTGGGGTTGAAAAGAAGTCTGCTGCTGACCAATCACTCATGGCCTATCAG CATGCCATGGTTGTTGCCTCCACCGAGCTTTCGCCTGCTCATCCAATCAGGCTTGGCCTTGCGCTCAATTTCTCAGTGTTCTTTTATGACATAATGAACTGTCATCAGAG AGCTTGCCAAGTTGCAAAACAAGCATTTGATGAGGCTACTACTGAGATTAATTCCGCTGGTATGGATGGCAACAACGATAGCACACTAATGATGCAGCTTCTGAACGACAACCTAGCATTGTGGAAGTCAGAACTAACTGAAG
- the LOC123091852 gene encoding putative 14-3-3-like protein GF14-H isoform X1 produces MEERGKVVCMAKLAEQAGRYDDMVDFMKKLARMDVDMSVEERHLFSVGFKNTIGARRASWRILSSLEQKVAAGEQAGRMISVYRTKVEDELRMVCNEILSIIAIHCLPLANAGENVVFFHKMKGDYYRYLAEFSTGVEKKSAADQSLMAYQQMLLQHAMVVASTELSPAHPIRLGLALNFSVFFYDIMNCHQRACQVAKQAFDEATTEINSAGMDGNNDSTLMMQLLNDNLALWKSELTEGETSKDSDIDMEEG; encoded by the exons atggaggagaggGGGAAGGTGGTGTGCATGGCGAAGCTGGCCGAGCAGGCGGGGAGATACGATG ATATGGTGGATTTTATGAAGAAGCTTGCTAGGATGGATGTGGATATGAGCGTTGAAGAGAGGCATTTATTTTCAGTTGGTTTTAAGAATACAATTGGTGCAAGGAGGGCATCATGGAGAATCCTTTCTTCACTTGAGCAAAAGGTGGCAGCGGGTGAGCAGGCTGGCCGGATGATAAGTGTCTACAGAACGAAAGTTGAGGATGAACTAAGGATGGTTTGCAATGAAATATTGTCAATCATCGCTATTCATTGCCTTCCCTTGGCTAATGCGGGTGAAAACGTTGTGTTCTTTCATAAAAT GAAAGGTGACTACTACCGTTACCTGGCTGAATTTAGCACTGGGGTTGAAAAGAAGTCTGCTGCTGACCAATCACTCATGGCCTATCAG CAAATGTTGCTGCAGCATGCCATGGTTGTTGCCTCCACCGAGCTTTCGCCTGCTCATCCAATCAGGCTTGGCCTTGCGCTCAATTTCTCAGTGTTCTTTTATGACATAATGAACTGTCATCAGAG AGCTTGCCAAGTTGCAAAACAAGCATTTGATGAGGCTACTACTGAGATTAATTCCGCTGGTATGGATGGCAACAACGATAGCACACTAATGATGCAGCTTCTGAACGACAACCTAGCATTGTGGAAGTCAGAACTAACTGAAG
- the LOC123091852 gene encoding putative 14-3-3-like protein GF14-H isoform X3, translating to MVWRRDPSLDMVDFMKKLARMDVDMSVEERHLFSVGFKNTIGARRASWRILSSLEQKVAAGEQAGRMISVYRTKVEDELRMVCNEILSIIAIHCLPLANAGENVVFFHKMKGDYYRYLAEFSTGVEKKSAADQSLMAYQQMLLQHAMVVASTELSPAHPIRLGLALNFSVFFYDIMNCHQRACQVAKQAFDEATTEINSAGMDGNNDSTLMMQLLNDNLALWKSELTEGETSKDSDIDMEEG from the exons ATGGTATGGCGGAGAGATCCCTCGCTTG ATATGGTGGATTTTATGAAGAAGCTTGCTAGGATGGATGTGGATATGAGCGTTGAAGAGAGGCATTTATTTTCAGTTGGTTTTAAGAATACAATTGGTGCAAGGAGGGCATCATGGAGAATCCTTTCTTCACTTGAGCAAAAGGTGGCAGCGGGTGAGCAGGCTGGCCGGATGATAAGTGTCTACAGAACGAAAGTTGAGGATGAACTAAGGATGGTTTGCAATGAAATATTGTCAATCATCGCTATTCATTGCCTTCCCTTGGCTAATGCGGGTGAAAACGTTGTGTTCTTTCATAAAAT GAAAGGTGACTACTACCGTTACCTGGCTGAATTTAGCACTGGGGTTGAAAAGAAGTCTGCTGCTGACCAATCACTCATGGCCTATCAG CAAATGTTGCTGCAGCATGCCATGGTTGTTGCCTCCACCGAGCTTTCGCCTGCTCATCCAATCAGGCTTGGCCTTGCGCTCAATTTCTCAGTGTTCTTTTATGACATAATGAACTGTCATCAGAG AGCTTGCCAAGTTGCAAAACAAGCATTTGATGAGGCTACTACTGAGATTAATTCCGCTGGTATGGATGGCAACAACGATAGCACACTAATGATGCAGCTTCTGAACGACAACCTAGCATTGTGGAAGTCAGAACTAACTGAAG